One genomic window of Mycteria americana isolate JAX WOST 10 ecotype Jacksonville Zoo and Gardens chromosome 6, USCA_MyAme_1.0, whole genome shotgun sequence includes the following:
- the PARP16 gene encoding protein mono-ADP-ribosyltransferase PARP16 isoform X1 codes for MPPAGPGPGPGEAASRVREAAGRDPLAADLRCSLFAAALQSYKRDSALRPFPGRYAGGDSKDFEGLVSASAPGPGLADTNALPSLKELLESVPNTEKRTWDLFSWILSSKVFMIQSTKKQQYEKIQELTGMSGAAVPAPDYLFEIVYCDQMNTKFAETKGERDLIYAFHGSRLENFHSILHNGLHCHLNRTSLFGEGTYLTSDLSLALLYSPHGLGWQRSALGSILSCVAVCEIIDHPDVKCQVKKKDSEEIDRRRARVKNSEGGDVPQKYFVVTNNQLLRVKYLLVYSQKQYRRPSSQSSWFYTHRFAVMMMLYLLLLIVIGASNSPTFVYYWHRMFDSER; via the exons ATGCcaccggccggccccggccccggccccggcgaggcGGCCTCCCGCGtcagggaggcggcggggagggaccCGCTGGCCGCCGACCTGCGGTGCAGCCTCTTCGCCGCCGCGCTGCAGAGCTACAAGCGCGACTCGGCGCTGAGGCCCTTCCCGGGCCGCTACGCCGGCGGCGACAGCAAGGACTTCGAGGGGCTGGTGAGTGCCAgtgcccccggcccgggg CTTGCAGATACCAATGCTCTACCAAGCCTGAAAGAACTTCTGGAATCTGTtccaaacacagagaaaaggacctgggatTTGTTTAGTTGGATTTTATCATCAAAGGTCTTCATGATACAGAGTACTAAGAAACAGCAG TACGAGAAGATCCAAGAACTCACAGGGATGTCTGGGGCTGCGGTTCCTGCTCCGGACTACCTCTTTGAGATCGTGTATTGCGATCAAATGAATACCAAGTTTGCCGAGACCAAGGGAGAGCGGGACCTCATCTACGCCTTCCATGGGAGCCGCCTCGAGAACTTCCATTCCATACTGCACAACGGCCTGCACTGCCATttgaacagg ACGTCCCTGTTCGGTGAAGGTACCTACCTTACCAGTGACCTGAGCCTGGCTCTCCTTTATAGCCCTCATGGTCTGGGTTGGCAGCGAAGTGCATTGGGCTCTATCCTTAGCTGCGTAGCTGTTTGCGAGATCATCGACCATCCAGATGTAAAGTGTCAGGTCAAAAAGAAAG ATTCAGAAGAAATAGACAGAAGAAGAGCAAGAGTGAAAAACAGTGAAGGGGGTGATGTACCACAGAAATACTTTGTTGTCACAAACAATCAGCTTTTACGAGTTAAATACTTGCTAGTATATTCACAGAAACAGTATAGGAG GCCTTCTAGTCAATCTTCCTGGTTTTACACCCACCGTTTTGCCGTCATGATGATGCTGTACCTACTGCTGCTAATAGTGATAGGGGCCAGCAACTCGCCAACCTTCGTCTACTACTGGCACAGAATGTTTGACTCGGAGAGATGA
- the CILP gene encoding cartilage intermediate layer protein 1 — MITAKGWILLLLLLLGATSVLGQRLLKPALSRIQIGQKTFSPLVMLSLESTRSSSRRGDPTFAYTRRSPLVQDSKRFLSPWSKWSECSGKCGQTGVQKRTRSCLAEHLWGVHCNEATEEGRLCIGHVCSACNITCPMGRVNADCDACMCEDATLHGKVSLEDGSPAADARVYLQAKKLKLLTTADNRGMFRIPGVCPDGKNTLKIKKAKYATATVIVPESNRRNLAIQVQLQRSGKPYVFRSPEDKARRVGQSVSLCCDALGSPAPDRYLWYHNGSLLDPSLYKYKNNLILKNLKREQSGEYFCKASSTRGSAKSQSAKLAVIGRQEAACNSQPQSHLIRLPHDCFQKATNSFYYDVGKCPAKTCAGKLDKGLRCKDNVAYCCGVSKMETRDISCSGYTLPTKVVIECGCKKCTETKITVRGRATAADNSEPLRFGHIYMGNKRVSMTGYKGTFSIHVPADTERLVLTFVDRLQKFVNTTKVLPFKDNGGAVFHEIKLLRKKAPVTLESTETNVISLGEMEDDDPIAELEIPPDAFYRKNGEAYRGKVKASVTFLDPRNISTAPVTQSDLNFVDEEGDVFPLRTYGMFSVDFTDEQGTESLNAEDVKVHLDASQVKMPEHLQEMKLWSLNPETGLWEEEGDFNLEKSRRHKREERTFLVGNMEIKERRLFNLDVPESRRCYVKVRAYRSERFLQSEQIQGVVISVINMEPEPGFSSNPRAWGRFDSVVTGPNGACVPAFCDEQNPEAYTAYILASMGGEELEAVSSAPKLNPNTIGVPQPYLNKLNYRRTDHEDSSTKKTAFSINMAKPSPNSPEENNGPIYAYENLRECEEAPYNAAHFRFYRIEGDQYDYNTVPFSEDDLMSWTDDYLAWWPKPMEFRACYIKVKINGPQEVNVRSRNMGGTHPRTIGKLYGIRDVRSIRDSQQPDVSAACLEFKCSGMLFDQDRVDRTLVKVVPQGSCRRDSVNSMLHEYLVNHLPMATNNDSSEYTMLAPLDPLGHNYGIYTVTDQDPRIAKEIALGRCFDGTSDGTSRTMKSNIGVGLTFTCSERSAAEQSIFQSQRNSGQQSILVLPGESPAYRRQPASRQTTQGRIPMRRQRSPTY, encoded by the exons ATGATCACCGCAAAAGGAtggatcctcctcctcctcctcctcctgggagcCACATCTGTTTTAG GTCAAAGGCTTCTGAAACCAGCCCTCAGCAGGATCCAGATAGGACAGAAAACCTTCAGCCCGCTGGTAATGCTCAGCTTGGAGA GTACGAGGAGCAGCTCTCGCCGGGGAGACCCGACCTTCGCCTACACCAGACGCA GTCCGCTGGTGCAAGATTCAAAACGGTTTTTGTCTCCGTGGTCGAAATGGAGCGAGTGCTCGGGAAAGTGCGGCCAAACGGGTGTGCAGAAGCGTACCAGATCCTGCCTGGCTGAGCACCTCTGGGGCGTGCACTGTAACGAAGCGACCGAGGAAGGGCGGCTCTGCATCGGACATGTTTGCTCAG CCTGCAACATCACCTGCCCCATGGGCCGCGTCAACGCCGACTGCGACGCCTGCATGTGCGAGGATGCGACCCTGCACGGGAAGGTCTCCCTTGAGGACGGGTCGCCCGCTGCCGATGCCCGGGTCTACCTGCAAGCCAAGAAACTCAAGCTGTTGACAACGGCCGATAACAGGGGCATGTTTAGGATCCCCGGAGTCTGCCCCGACGGCAAAAACACCCTTAAAATAAAGAAGGCGAAATACGCAACGGCGACTGTCATCGTGCCCGAGAGCAACAGAAGAAACCTGGCGATCCAAGTGCAGCTGCAGCGATCAG GCAAACCCTACGTTTTCAGGAGCCCCGAGGACAAAGCGAGGAGGGTGGGACAGAGCGTGTCGCTCTGCTGCGATGCCCTGGGGAGCCCGGCCCCCGACCGCTACCTCTG GTACCACAACGGCTCGCTGCTGGATCCCTCcttatacaaatataaaaacaaCCTGATTCTGAAGAACTTGAAGAGAGAGCAGTCAGGGGAGTATTTCTGCAaggccagcagcaccaggggGTCGGCAAAGTCCCAGTCTGCCAAGCTTGCCGTCATAG GAAGACAAGAGGCAGCCTGCAACTCCCAGCCCCAAAGCCACCTCATCCGACTTCCACATGACTGCTTCCAAAAAGCAACCAACTCCTTCTACTACGACGTGGGCAAGTGCCCAGCGAAGACCTGCGCTGGGAAGCTGGATAAGGGACTCCGGTGTAAGGACAACGTTGCCTACTGCTGCGGGGTGTCCAAGATGGAAACCAGAGACATCTCCTGCAGCGGGTACACGCTCCCCACTAAAGTCGTCATAGAATGTGGCTGCAAAAAATGCACCGAGACCAAAATAACGGTTCGAGGCAGAGCCACCGCAGCAGATAACAGTGAGCCACTGAGGTTTGGCCACATCTACATGGGGAACAAGAGAGTGAGTATGACTGGCTACAAGGGAACCTTCTCCATCCACGTCCCAGCAGACACAGAGAGACTGGTTCTGACTTTCGTCGATCGGCTGCAGAAGTTTGTGAACACAACGAAAGTTCTGCCCTTCAAGGACAATGGAGGTGCTGTCTTTCATGAGATCAAGCTACTAAGAAAGAAAGCCCCTGTTACGCTGGAATCCACTGAAACCAACGTGATTTCCTTGGGAGAAATGGAAGATGATGATCCCATCGCCGAATTAGAAATCCCTCCCGATGCATTTTATAGGAAAAACGGAGAAGCCTACAGAGGCAAAGTGAAAGCCAGTGTGACATTTCTGGACCCAAGAAACATCTCAACGGCCCCTGTGACACAAAGTGACTTGAACTTTGTAGACGAGGAAGGAGACGTATTCCCGCTCCGTACGTACGGCATGTTTTCCGTGGACTTCACTGACGAACAGGGCACCGAGTCTCTTAATGCAGAGGACGTGAAAGTTCATTTGGATGCTTCTCAGGTCAAGATGCCAGAGCACCTGCAAGAGATGAAGCTTTGGTCGCTGAACCCAGAGACAGGATTATGGGAGGAAGAAGGGGACTTCAACCTTGAGAAAAGCAGACGGCACAAAAGGGAGGAGAGAACTTTTTTGGTTGGGAACATGGAGATCAAAGAAAGGCGGCTTTTTAACCTGGATGTCCCAGAGAGCAGACGGTGCTACGTCAAAGTCCGGGCATACAGAAGCGAGAGATTTCTGCAAAGCGAGCAGATCCAAGGGGTTGTGATTTCTGTTATAAACATGGAGCCAGAACCGGGTTTCTCCTCCAACCCCAGAGCATGGGGCCGTTTTGACAGCGTGGTCACTGGTCCCAACGGCGCCTGCGTGCCCGCCTTCTGTGACGAGCAGAACCCTGAGGCCTACACAGCTTATATCTTGGCAAGCATGGGGGGCGAAGAGCTCGAAGCTGTGTCCTCTGCTCCCAAACTCAACCCTAACACTATTGGGGTCCCACAGCCGTACCTCAACAAGCTCAACTACAGGAGAACAGACCACGAGGACTCGAGCACTAAGAAAACAGCATTCAGCATTAACATGGCCAAGCCAAGCCCTAATTCCCCAGAAGAGAACAACGGCCCTATTTATGCCTACGAAAACCTAAGAGAATGCGAGGAAGCTCCATACAACGCTGCTCACTTCAGGTTTTACAGGATAGAGGGAGACCAGTACGACTACAACACCGTTCCCTTCAGTGAAGATGACCTCATGAGCTGGACCGATGACTACCTGGCATGGTGGCCCAAGCCCATGGAATTCAGGGCCTGCtacattaaagtaaaaataaacggACCCCAAGAGGTGAACGTAAGGTCTCGTAACATGGGTGGGACACACCCGCGTACCATTGGCAAGCTCTACGGCATCCGGGATGTCCGCAGCATTCGTGACTCCCAGCAGCCGGACGTGTCGGCAGCCTGCCTGGAGTTCAAGTGCAGCGGCATGCTCTTCGACCAAGACCGCGTGGACCGCACGCTCGTGAAAGTGGTCCCACAAGGCAGCTGCCGCCGAGACAGCGTCAACAGCATGCTCCATGAGTACCTGGTGAACCACCTCCCCATGGCTACAAACAACGACTCCAGCGAGTACACAATGCTGGCTCCTCTCGACCCGCTGGGACACAACTACGGCATCTACACCGTCACTGACCAAGACCCGAGGATCGCTAAGGAAATCGCCCTGGGCAGGTGTTTCGATGGCACGTCTGATGGCACCTCCAGAACTATGAAGAGCAACATCGGCGTCGGGTTGACTTTCACCTGTTCGGAGAGGAGCGCAGCGGAGCAAAGCATCTTCCAGTCTCAGAGGAACTCGGGCCAGCAGTCCATACTGGTTCTGCCAGGGGAGAGCCCCGCGTACCGAAGGCAGCCAGCAAGCCGCCAAACCACCCAAGGCAGGATCCCGATGAGACGTCAACGTTCTCCCACATACTAG
- the PARP16 gene encoding protein mono-ADP-ribosyltransferase PARP16 isoform X2, translating to MPPAGPGPGPGEAASRVREAAGRDPLAADLRCSLFAAALQSYKRDSALRPFPGRYAGGDSKDFEGLLADTNALPSLKELLESVPNTEKRTWDLFSWILSSKVFMIQSTKKQQYEKIQELTGMSGAAVPAPDYLFEIVYCDQMNTKFAETKGERDLIYAFHGSRLENFHSILHNGLHCHLNRTSLFGEGTYLTSDLSLALLYSPHGLGWQRSALGSILSCVAVCEIIDHPDVKCQVKKKDSEEIDRRRARVKNSEGGDVPQKYFVVTNNQLLRVKYLLVYSQKQYRRPSSQSSWFYTHRFAVMMMLYLLLLIVIGASNSPTFVYYWHRMFDSER from the exons ATGCcaccggccggccccggccccggccccggcgaggcGGCCTCCCGCGtcagggaggcggcggggagggaccCGCTGGCCGCCGACCTGCGGTGCAGCCTCTTCGCCGCCGCGCTGCAGAGCTACAAGCGCGACTCGGCGCTGAGGCCCTTCCCGGGCCGCTACGCCGGCGGCGACAGCAAGGACTTCGAGGGGCTG CTTGCAGATACCAATGCTCTACCAAGCCTGAAAGAACTTCTGGAATCTGTtccaaacacagagaaaaggacctgggatTTGTTTAGTTGGATTTTATCATCAAAGGTCTTCATGATACAGAGTACTAAGAAACAGCAG TACGAGAAGATCCAAGAACTCACAGGGATGTCTGGGGCTGCGGTTCCTGCTCCGGACTACCTCTTTGAGATCGTGTATTGCGATCAAATGAATACCAAGTTTGCCGAGACCAAGGGAGAGCGGGACCTCATCTACGCCTTCCATGGGAGCCGCCTCGAGAACTTCCATTCCATACTGCACAACGGCCTGCACTGCCATttgaacagg ACGTCCCTGTTCGGTGAAGGTACCTACCTTACCAGTGACCTGAGCCTGGCTCTCCTTTATAGCCCTCATGGTCTGGGTTGGCAGCGAAGTGCATTGGGCTCTATCCTTAGCTGCGTAGCTGTTTGCGAGATCATCGACCATCCAGATGTAAAGTGTCAGGTCAAAAAGAAAG ATTCAGAAGAAATAGACAGAAGAAGAGCAAGAGTGAAAAACAGTGAAGGGGGTGATGTACCACAGAAATACTTTGTTGTCACAAACAATCAGCTTTTACGAGTTAAATACTTGCTAGTATATTCACAGAAACAGTATAGGAG GCCTTCTAGTCAATCTTCCTGGTTTTACACCCACCGTTTTGCCGTCATGATGATGCTGTACCTACTGCTGCTAATAGTGATAGGGGCCAGCAACTCGCCAACCTTCGTCTACTACTGGCACAGAATGTTTGACTCGGAGAGATGA
- the PARP16 gene encoding protein mono-ADP-ribosyltransferase PARP16 isoform X6 — MPPAGPGPGPGEAASRVREAAGRDPLAADLRCSLFAAALQSYKRDSALRPFPGRYAGGDSKDFEGLVSASAPGPGLADTNALPSLKELLESVPNTEKRTWDLFSWILSSKVFMIQSTKKQQYEKIQELTGMSGAAVPAPDYLFEIVYCDQMNTKFAETKGERDLIYAFHGSRLENFHSILHNGLHCHLNRTSLFGEGTYLTSDLSLALLYSPHGLGWQRSALGSILSCVAVCEIIDHPDVKCQVKKKDSEEIDRRRARVKNSEGGLLVNLPGFTPTVLPS, encoded by the exons ATGCcaccggccggccccggccccggccccggcgaggcGGCCTCCCGCGtcagggaggcggcggggagggaccCGCTGGCCGCCGACCTGCGGTGCAGCCTCTTCGCCGCCGCGCTGCAGAGCTACAAGCGCGACTCGGCGCTGAGGCCCTTCCCGGGCCGCTACGCCGGCGGCGACAGCAAGGACTTCGAGGGGCTGGTGAGTGCCAgtgcccccggcccgggg CTTGCAGATACCAATGCTCTACCAAGCCTGAAAGAACTTCTGGAATCTGTtccaaacacagagaaaaggacctgggatTTGTTTAGTTGGATTTTATCATCAAAGGTCTTCATGATACAGAGTACTAAGAAACAGCAG TACGAGAAGATCCAAGAACTCACAGGGATGTCTGGGGCTGCGGTTCCTGCTCCGGACTACCTCTTTGAGATCGTGTATTGCGATCAAATGAATACCAAGTTTGCCGAGACCAAGGGAGAGCGGGACCTCATCTACGCCTTCCATGGGAGCCGCCTCGAGAACTTCCATTCCATACTGCACAACGGCCTGCACTGCCATttgaacagg ACGTCCCTGTTCGGTGAAGGTACCTACCTTACCAGTGACCTGAGCCTGGCTCTCCTTTATAGCCCTCATGGTCTGGGTTGGCAGCGAAGTGCATTGGGCTCTATCCTTAGCTGCGTAGCTGTTTGCGAGATCATCGACCATCCAGATGTAAAGTGTCAGGTCAAAAAGAAAG ATTCAGAAGAAATAGACAGAAGAAGAGCAAGAGTGAAAAACAGTGAAGGGG GCCTTCTAGTCAATCTTCCTGGTTTTACACCCACCGTTTTGCCGTCATGA
- the LOC142411028 gene encoding gonadotropin-releasing hormone II receptor-like, whose protein sequence is MSDEQLPASPRRPTAEGDANVSASGCPEHWVEPRFTQAARVRVIVTAIFFLLAAGSNAAVLGSLLRKRRKSHVRPLILSLVLADLLVTVAVMPLDAAWNVTVQWYGGDISCKLLNFLKLFAMYAAALVLVVISLDRHAAVLHPFSRARRRNGLLLRAAWAGSVLLALPQLFLFHLHTVPGGNFTQCVTHGSFRAHWEETIYNMFTFTTLYITPLSVMIICYIRIIWEISKQLKVNKGLIRNQNDHISKARMKTLKMTIVIVATFIICWTPYYLLGLWYWFQPAMIQKMPEYVNHSFFLFGLLHTCTDPVIYGLYTPSFREDMQLCLRGIETAMTRHERHKPVSVSEKNIKDGAVNGGVASGGSNGTTANTVC, encoded by the exons ATGAGTGACGAGCAGCTCCCCGCATCTCCCCGCCGCCCCACTGCGGAGGGGGATGCCAACGTCTCGGCCTCTGGCTGCCCCGAGCACTGGGTCGAGCCCCGATTCACACAAGCGGCAAGGGTCCGTGTGATCGTCACGGCCATCTTCTTCTTGCTGGCGGCGGGCAGCAACGCGGCGGTGCTCGGCAgcctgctgaggaagaggaggaaatccCATGTGCGGCCGCTGATCCTCAGCCTGGTGCTGGCCGACCTGCTGGTGACAGTGGCGGTGATGCCCTTGGACGCGGCGTGGAACGTGACGGTGCAGTGGTACGGAGGGGACATCTCCTGCAAGCTCCTCAACTTCCTCAAGCTCTTTGCCATGTACGCGGCCGCCCTGGTGCTGGTGGTCATCAGCCTCGACCGGCACGCAGCCgtcctccatcccttctcccgCGCTCGCCGCCGCAACGGACTGCTGCTCCGCGCCGCCTGGGCTGGCAGCGTGCTCCTGGCTTTGCCCCAG cttttccttttccacctgcacACGGTCCCGGGAGGGAACTTCACCCAGTGCGTTACTCATGGGAGCTTCCGAGCGCACTGGGAGGAAACCATCTACAACATGTTCACCTTCACCACCCTCTACATCACCCCCCTGAGCGTCATGATCATTTGCTACATCCGAATCATTTGGGAGATCAGTAAGCAGCTAAAGGTCAATAAAG GTTTGATAAGAAATCAAAACGACCACATCTCCAAGGCACGCATGAAGACTCTCAAGATGACCATAGTGATTGTTGCCACCTTCATCATCTGCTGGACCCCATACTACCTCCTGGGCTTGTGGTACTGGTTCCAGCCAGCCATGATCCAGAAGATGCCGGAGTATGTCAACCACAGCTTCTTTCTCTTTGGCTTGCTGCACACCTGCACCGACCCTGTCATCTATGGACTGTACACCCCCTCCTTTCGGGAGGACATGCAGTTGTGTCTCAGGGGCATTGAAACAGCCATGACCAGGCACGAGAGACACAAACCCGTCTCAGTCTCAGAGAAGAACATCAAGGATGGTGCTGTAAATGGTGGGGTGGCATCAGGGGGCTCCAATGGGACAACTGCCAACACGGTCTGCTGA
- the PARP16 gene encoding protein mono-ADP-ribosyltransferase PARP16 isoform X3 → MPPAGPGPGPGEAASRVREAAGRDPLAADLRCSLFAAALQSYKRDSALRPFPGRYAGGDSKDFEGLVSASAPGPGLADTNALPSLKELLESVPNTEKRTWDLFSWILSSKYEKIQELTGMSGAAVPAPDYLFEIVYCDQMNTKFAETKGERDLIYAFHGSRLENFHSILHNGLHCHLNRTSLFGEGTYLTSDLSLALLYSPHGLGWQRSALGSILSCVAVCEIIDHPDVKCQVKKKDSEEIDRRRARVKNSEGGDVPQKYFVVTNNQLLRVKYLLVYSQKQYRRPSSQSSWFYTHRFAVMMMLYLLLLIVIGASNSPTFVYYWHRMFDSER, encoded by the exons ATGCcaccggccggccccggccccggccccggcgaggcGGCCTCCCGCGtcagggaggcggcggggagggaccCGCTGGCCGCCGACCTGCGGTGCAGCCTCTTCGCCGCCGCGCTGCAGAGCTACAAGCGCGACTCGGCGCTGAGGCCCTTCCCGGGCCGCTACGCCGGCGGCGACAGCAAGGACTTCGAGGGGCTGGTGAGTGCCAgtgcccccggcccgggg CTTGCAGATACCAATGCTCTACCAAGCCTGAAAGAACTTCTGGAATCTGTtccaaacacagagaaaaggacctgggatTTGTTTAGTTGGATTTTATCATCAAAG TACGAGAAGATCCAAGAACTCACAGGGATGTCTGGGGCTGCGGTTCCTGCTCCGGACTACCTCTTTGAGATCGTGTATTGCGATCAAATGAATACCAAGTTTGCCGAGACCAAGGGAGAGCGGGACCTCATCTACGCCTTCCATGGGAGCCGCCTCGAGAACTTCCATTCCATACTGCACAACGGCCTGCACTGCCATttgaacagg ACGTCCCTGTTCGGTGAAGGTACCTACCTTACCAGTGACCTGAGCCTGGCTCTCCTTTATAGCCCTCATGGTCTGGGTTGGCAGCGAAGTGCATTGGGCTCTATCCTTAGCTGCGTAGCTGTTTGCGAGATCATCGACCATCCAGATGTAAAGTGTCAGGTCAAAAAGAAAG ATTCAGAAGAAATAGACAGAAGAAGAGCAAGAGTGAAAAACAGTGAAGGGGGTGATGTACCACAGAAATACTTTGTTGTCACAAACAATCAGCTTTTACGAGTTAAATACTTGCTAGTATATTCACAGAAACAGTATAGGAG GCCTTCTAGTCAATCTTCCTGGTTTTACACCCACCGTTTTGCCGTCATGATGATGCTGTACCTACTGCTGCTAATAGTGATAGGGGCCAGCAACTCGCCAACCTTCGTCTACTACTGGCACAGAATGTTTGACTCGGAGAGATGA
- the PARP16 gene encoding protein mono-ADP-ribosyltransferase PARP16 isoform X4, producing MPPAGPGPGPGEAASRVREAAGRDPLAADLRCSLFAAALQSYKRDSALRPFPGRYAGGDSKDFEGLLADTNALPSLKELLESVPNTEKRTWDLFSWILSSKYEKIQELTGMSGAAVPAPDYLFEIVYCDQMNTKFAETKGERDLIYAFHGSRLENFHSILHNGLHCHLNRTSLFGEGTYLTSDLSLALLYSPHGLGWQRSALGSILSCVAVCEIIDHPDVKCQVKKKDSEEIDRRRARVKNSEGGDVPQKYFVVTNNQLLRVKYLLVYSQKQYRRPSSQSSWFYTHRFAVMMMLYLLLLIVIGASNSPTFVYYWHRMFDSER from the exons ATGCcaccggccggccccggccccggccccggcgaggcGGCCTCCCGCGtcagggaggcggcggggagggaccCGCTGGCCGCCGACCTGCGGTGCAGCCTCTTCGCCGCCGCGCTGCAGAGCTACAAGCGCGACTCGGCGCTGAGGCCCTTCCCGGGCCGCTACGCCGGCGGCGACAGCAAGGACTTCGAGGGGCTG CTTGCAGATACCAATGCTCTACCAAGCCTGAAAGAACTTCTGGAATCTGTtccaaacacagagaaaaggacctgggatTTGTTTAGTTGGATTTTATCATCAAAG TACGAGAAGATCCAAGAACTCACAGGGATGTCTGGGGCTGCGGTTCCTGCTCCGGACTACCTCTTTGAGATCGTGTATTGCGATCAAATGAATACCAAGTTTGCCGAGACCAAGGGAGAGCGGGACCTCATCTACGCCTTCCATGGGAGCCGCCTCGAGAACTTCCATTCCATACTGCACAACGGCCTGCACTGCCATttgaacagg ACGTCCCTGTTCGGTGAAGGTACCTACCTTACCAGTGACCTGAGCCTGGCTCTCCTTTATAGCCCTCATGGTCTGGGTTGGCAGCGAAGTGCATTGGGCTCTATCCTTAGCTGCGTAGCTGTTTGCGAGATCATCGACCATCCAGATGTAAAGTGTCAGGTCAAAAAGAAAG ATTCAGAAGAAATAGACAGAAGAAGAGCAAGAGTGAAAAACAGTGAAGGGGGTGATGTACCACAGAAATACTTTGTTGTCACAAACAATCAGCTTTTACGAGTTAAATACTTGCTAGTATATTCACAGAAACAGTATAGGAG GCCTTCTAGTCAATCTTCCTGGTTTTACACCCACCGTTTTGCCGTCATGATGATGCTGTACCTACTGCTGCTAATAGTGATAGGGGCCAGCAACTCGCCAACCTTCGTCTACTACTGGCACAGAATGTTTGACTCGGAGAGATGA
- the PARP16 gene encoding protein mono-ADP-ribosyltransferase PARP16 isoform X5: MPPAGPGPGPGEAASRVREAAGRDPLAADLRCSLFAAALQSYKRDSALRPFPGRYAGGDSKDFEGLYEKIQELTGMSGAAVPAPDYLFEIVYCDQMNTKFAETKGERDLIYAFHGSRLENFHSILHNGLHCHLNRTSLFGEGTYLTSDLSLALLYSPHGLGWQRSALGSILSCVAVCEIIDHPDVKCQVKKKDSEEIDRRRARVKNSEGGDVPQKYFVVTNNQLLRVKYLLVYSQKQYRRPSSQSSWFYTHRFAVMMMLYLLLLIVIGASNSPTFVYYWHRMFDSER; this comes from the exons ATGCcaccggccggccccggccccggccccggcgaggcGGCCTCCCGCGtcagggaggcggcggggagggaccCGCTGGCCGCCGACCTGCGGTGCAGCCTCTTCGCCGCCGCGCTGCAGAGCTACAAGCGCGACTCGGCGCTGAGGCCCTTCCCGGGCCGCTACGCCGGCGGCGACAGCAAGGACTTCGAGGGGCTG TACGAGAAGATCCAAGAACTCACAGGGATGTCTGGGGCTGCGGTTCCTGCTCCGGACTACCTCTTTGAGATCGTGTATTGCGATCAAATGAATACCAAGTTTGCCGAGACCAAGGGAGAGCGGGACCTCATCTACGCCTTCCATGGGAGCCGCCTCGAGAACTTCCATTCCATACTGCACAACGGCCTGCACTGCCATttgaacagg ACGTCCCTGTTCGGTGAAGGTACCTACCTTACCAGTGACCTGAGCCTGGCTCTCCTTTATAGCCCTCATGGTCTGGGTTGGCAGCGAAGTGCATTGGGCTCTATCCTTAGCTGCGTAGCTGTTTGCGAGATCATCGACCATCCAGATGTAAAGTGTCAGGTCAAAAAGAAAG ATTCAGAAGAAATAGACAGAAGAAGAGCAAGAGTGAAAAACAGTGAAGGGGGTGATGTACCACAGAAATACTTTGTTGTCACAAACAATCAGCTTTTACGAGTTAAATACTTGCTAGTATATTCACAGAAACAGTATAGGAG GCCTTCTAGTCAATCTTCCTGGTTTTACACCCACCGTTTTGCCGTCATGATGATGCTGTACCTACTGCTGCTAATAGTGATAGGGGCCAGCAACTCGCCAACCTTCGTCTACTACTGGCACAGAATGTTTGACTCGGAGAGATGA